One Branchiostoma lanceolatum isolate klBraLanc5 chromosome 18, klBraLanc5.hap2, whole genome shotgun sequence DNA window includes the following coding sequences:
- the LOC136424406 gene encoding methyltransferase-like protein 27, whose amino-acid sequence MSATKDPAVSKEKVLGITRPGIKNDEVLDLYKTWSKDYDKDLDEEEYGGPRKVAQTLAAALGEGSAARVLDVAAGTGLCGLELSKLGFSNVDALDASQEMLDVAKTKNVYKNFLKEFLGPNRLNIDDNTYDGMTACGLFCDGHVGPNCLEQLIRIVKPGG is encoded by the exons ATGTCGGCTACGAAGGACCCCGCAGTCTCCAAGGAGAAGGTTCTCGGAATAACTCGGCCGGGAATTAAGAATGATGAGGTTCTAGACTTGTACAAGACGTGGTCCAAGGATTATGACAAG GATTTAGACGAAGAAGAGTACGGAGGCCCACGGAAGGTTGCCCAGACTCTGGCAGCGGCGCTGGGCGAGGGGAGCGCCGCCCGGGTTCTGGACGTGGCCGCGGGGACTGGGCTCTGTGGACTGGAG TTGTCGAAGCTCGGTTTCTCCAACGTAGACGCCTTAGACGCGAGTCAGGAGATGTTGGACGTCGCCAAGACTAAGAACGTCTACAAGAACTTCCTCAAGGAGTTCCTTGGGCCTAACCGTCTTAACATCGACGATA atACGTATGACGGCATGACCGCCTGCGGACTGTTCTGTGACGGTCACGTGGGACCGAACTGCCTGGAACAGCTGATCAGGATAGTTAAACCGGGTGGGTAA
- the LOC136424852 gene encoding 2-Hydroxyacid oxidase 1-like: MAAEPSELRRVEDFRRIAERTLPGAAWGYYSNGDGDNQTLMDNCDSFKRYRVLPRVLRDVSTIDTSVTVLGSMLDFPVAISPTAHHKMAHSDGEKATARAAASANTGMALSLFANHSLEEVAEAAPQGTRWFNFVLFKDPERNRVLLDRAAKAGYKAVFLTVDQPRFEYLKRITTSKGKGKTHTFYSTPNLVFPGTPPYGTEEYRSHLYSALKQPMTWDDVDWVKKNTSLPVVLKGILTAEDAQEAVRHGADAILVSNHGGRQLDGVPATIDVLADIVRAVGGEAEVYLDGGVRTGTDVLKALALGARCVFIGRPALWGLACNGEKGLLQLLNVLKEELVYTMARTGCATIADINSTLVVHENYYMSPRRNNSTIDGYQ, encoded by the exons atggcggccgaaCCGTCCGAACTGCGGAGGGTGGAAGATTTCCGAAGAATCGCTGAGCGAACCCTGCCTGGCGCCGCCTGGGGGTACTACAGCAATGGGGACGGGGACAACCAGACTCTGATGGACAACTGCGACAGCTTTAAAAG GTACCGTGTGTTACCGCGGGTGTTACGTGACGTGTCCACCATAGACACCTCAGTGACAGTGCTAGGCAGCATGTTAGACTTCCCTGTCGCCATCTCCCCCACAGCTCATCACAAGATGGCGCACTCGGACGGAGAGAAGGCCACAGCTAGAG CCGCAGCCTCAGCCAACACCGGGATGGCGCTGAGTTTATTTGCAAACCATTCCTTGGAAGAAGTCGCGGAAGCCGCGCCTCAAGGAACCCGCTGGTTCAACTTTGTGCTATTCAAGGACCCGGAACGGAACAGGGTGCTGTTGGACAGAGCAGCGAAGGCGGGCTACAAGGCAGTCTTCCTCACAGTCGACCAGCCAAGATTCGAGTACCTAAAGCGAATAACGACCAGCAAGGGAAAGGGCAAGACACATACGTTCTACAG CACCCCAAACCTGGTGTTTCCAGGCACGCCACCTTACGGGACGGAAGAGTACCGCAGTCACCTCTACTCAGCACTGAAGCAGCCTATGACGTGGGATGACGTAGACTGGGTGAAAAAGAACACGTCTTTGCCGGTCGTCCTCAAAGGAATCCTTACAG CGGAGGATGCTCAGGAAGCCGTTCGTCACGGCGCTGACGCCATTTTGGTGTCCAACCACGGCGGCAGGCAGCTGGACGGGGTGCCTGCTACT ATTGACGTCCTTGCCGACATCGTCCGCGCGGTTGGCGGTGAGGCGGAGGTTTACCTGGACGGAGGGGTCCGGACTGGGACGGACGTGCTGAAGGCCTTGGCTCTGGGGGCCAGATGTGTGTTCATCGGCAGGCCCGCACTCTGGGGACTCGCTTGCAAC GGTGAGAAGGGGCTTCTTCAACTTTTGAACGTCTTGAAAGAGGAGCTGGTTTATACCATGGCCAGGACAG GCTGTGCAACGATAGCCGACATCAATTCGACCCTGGTGGTTCACGAGAACTACTACATGTCGCCACGTAGGAATAACTCGACCATTGACGGCTACCAGTAA
- the LOC136424457 gene encoding methyltransferase-like protein 27, with the protein MAAVSKTKERVLAVTRPGIKTDEVIGFYKTWAKEYDQDHVGGGANYTGPRKVAEAVAAALGERRDTRVLDVAAGTGFLGVELSKLGFTNVDALDASQEMLDVAKTKNVYKNFLKEFLGPDRLNIDDDTYDVVTGSGLFSNGHVKSDCLDELIRVVKPGGLVCLALREILLRTSEDCKALEPRMAALQSEGRWEQIRRDVFPGYVIGFDGVVFLFKVM; encoded by the exons atggcggctgtgTCGAAGACTAAGGAAAGGGTCCTGGCTGTGACTCGCCCTGGGATTAAGACGGATGAGGTGATCGGCTTCTACAAGACGTGGGCTAAGGAGTATGATCAG GATCATGTCGGCGGTGGCGCGAATTACACCGGACCGCGGAAGGTTGCCGAGGCTGTGGCCGCTGCGCTGGGAGAGAGAAGAGACACCAGGGTTCTGGACGTGGCCGCAGGGACAGGGTTCTTAGGAGTGGAG TTGTCGAAGCTCGGTTTCACCAACGTGGACGCCTTAGACGCGAGTCAGGAGATGCTGGACGTCGCCAAGACTAAGAACGTCTACAAGAACTTCCTTAAGGAGTTCCTGGGGCCGGACCGTCTTAACATCGACGATG acacCTATGACGTGGTGACAGGTAGCGGCCTATTCTCTAACGGCCACGTGAAGTCGGACTGTCTGGACGAGTTGATCAGAGTGGTCAAACCGG GCGGACTGGTCTGCCTTGCTCTGAGGGAGATTCTCCTGCGGACTTCGGAGGACTGCAAAGCCCTAGAACCCCGCATGGCGGCGCTGCAGAGCGAGGGCCGCTGGGAGCAGATACGGCGGGACGTCTTCCCCGGTTACGTCATCGGTTTCGACGGAGTCGTGTTCCTTTTTAAAGTGATGTAA